The following are encoded in a window of Wolbachia endosymbiont (group B) of Hofmannophila pseudospretella genomic DNA:
- a CDS encoding AAA family ATPase, which translates to MHDKQALFERAAEVKAELLSRIESSLSYLLPNGTFHGGKFYVGNIRGDKGKSLVVETRGERAGLWVDFATSDGGDIFDLWRDVTGKTKFLDTIEDIEKWLGRSTFQPNQLEYLNQSEIHWDYHDENNQVIAKIYRYYDAAGRKRYSCFDVKNSSSTAPNPRPLYNIPGIIKSDKIVFVEGEKCAESLINKGITATTTMFGANAPIEKTDWTLLKGKHIIIWPDNDEAGNKYAKNAEKKLLELGVASLAVLEIPRGKPEKWDAADCVEEGIDVKEFLASTPLLTIDTPATDTSNMKSLERSTKQPLNILDWSAERFVGPVPEQKFLVEGLFPLGVTSIIAAMGDTGKGMLLLDLALKVASDKDQMCGFGSLVTEHGSVVIFSAEDDASEIHRRLERLDPKCERLKHKDKLFIVPLPNVRGSLTILRNVRGKIVEVSPEFESVMKQLEEIKDLKLIVFDPLASFIHADINADPAVGDYLMCLLSDLACSTGASIITAHHMRKPKGEKPILTAEQARDAIRGTSALVNGVRCSYAFWPIENTARLEIFKAVGETPRQNALFHGAVVKANGLADRTVRTYLRNQETGLLEDITIQLTVKNASEKDLKICLTDAITRSAVAGHPFTHTGSTGVYKQRHRLPEIFHSMGRDRLERIVQELLQAKQLVKGMSTGAKEDKWLDIPTGPFACGIGKFTLGAEDFSYRQNLMLG; encoded by the coding sequence ATGCATGACAAGCAAGCTTTATTTGAAAGAGCAGCAGAAGTAAAAGCAGAACTACTCTCAAGAATAGAATCATCTTTATCCTACTTATTACCAAATGGTACTTTCCACGGAGGTAAGTTCTATGTTGGTAATATTAGGGGAGATAAAGGGAAAAGTTTAGTAGTAGAAACAAGAGGAGAAAGAGCCGGATTATGGGTTGATTTTGCTACGAGTGATGGTGGTGACATCTTTGATCTCTGGCGGGATGTTACTGGCAAGACGAAGTTTCTTGATACCATAGAAGATATAGAAAAATGGCTTGGCCGTTCAACATTTCAACCAAATCAGTTGGAATACTTAAATCAATCAGAAATACATTGGGATTACCACGATGAAAACAACCAAGTAATAGCTAAAATTTATCGTTATTATGATGCTGCAGGAAGAAAACGATATAGCTGTTTTGATGTAAAAAACTCAAGTAGTACTGCACCAAACCCAAGACCTTTATATAATATTCCAGGTATAATTAAATCTGACAAAATTGTTTTCGTTGAAGGTGAAAAATGTGCTGAAAGTTTAATAAATAAAGGCATAACGGCAACAACAACGATGTTTGGGGCAAATGCACCTATTGAGAAAACAGATTGGACTTTACTAAAAGGTAAACATATTATCATTTGGCCAGACAATGATGAAGCAGGCAATAAATATGCCAAAAACGCTGAAAAGAAACTTTTAGAACTTGGTGTTGCATCACTTGCTGTGCTTGAAATTCCTCGAGGTAAGCCTGAGAAATGGGATGCTGCTGATTGTGTAGAGGAAGGTATAGATGTCAAAGAGTTTTTAGCTTCAACTCCGTTGCTTACTATTGATACTCCAGCTACTGATACTTCAAATATGAAAAGTTTAGAAAGATCCACAAAACAGCCACTTAACATTTTAGATTGGAGTGCAGAGCGCTTTGTAGGTCCGGTACCAGAGCAAAAGTTTCTTGTTGAAGGTCTATTTCCTTTAGGTGTTACTTCAATAATAGCAGCAATGGGAGATACAGGCAAAGGTATGCTTCTTCTTGACCTAGCGCTTAAGGTTGCAAGTGATAAGGATCAGATGTGTGGCTTTGGTTCACTTGTTACTGAACATGGATCAGTAGTGATTTTTTCAGCAGAAGATGATGCAAGTGAGATACACCGCCGCTTAGAACGACTCGACCCTAAGTGTGAAAGGTTGAAACATAAAGATAAATTATTTATTGTACCACTGCCAAACGTCAGAGGATCACTTACAATACTCAGAAATGTTCGTGGTAAAATCGTCGAAGTTTCTCCTGAATTCGAATCCGTAATGAAACAGCTCGAGGAAATTAAAGATCTGAAATTGATAGTATTTGATCCACTTGCTTCATTTATCCATGCAGATATAAATGCTGATCCTGCTGTAGGGGATTATCTAATGTGCTTATTATCTGATTTAGCATGTAGTACTGGAGCTTCGATAATTACTGCTCATCACATGAGAAAGCCAAAAGGAGAAAAACCAATATTAACTGCTGAACAAGCACGCGATGCAATTAGAGGTACCTCTGCTCTTGTTAATGGTGTTAGATGCTCATACGCTTTTTGGCCAATAGAAAATACAGCTAGGCTAGAAATCTTTAAGGCAGTAGGAGAAACACCAAGACAGAATGCTTTGTTTCATGGGGCAGTTGTGAAGGCCAATGGTTTAGCTGATCGCACTGTAAGAACTTACCTAAGAAATCAGGAAACAGGGCTACTAGAAGATATAACAATACAACTAACAGTTAAAAATGCTAGTGAAAAAGACCTTAAAATATGTCTTACTGATGCAATTACACGATCTGCTGTTGCAGGACACCCATTTACTCACACAGGAAGCACAGGAGTATATAAACAACGGCATAGGCTACCTGAGATTTTCCACAGTATGGGAAGAGATCGACTAGAGCGTATAGTTCAGGAACTTTTACAAGCAAAGCAGTTAGTTAAAGGAATGTCTACAGGTGCAAAAGAGGATAAGTGGCTTGACATTCCAACTGGACCATTTGCTTGTGGTATAGGAAAGTTCACTCTTGGAGCTGAAGATTTTAGCTATAGGCAAAATTTAATGTTAGGATAA
- the ltrA gene encoding group II intron reverse transcriptase/maturase, translating into MITSKPVSASTKSFEAWKQLPWKKCQKVIVRLQRRIVKAVQEGRWGKVKTLQHLLTRSFSGKALAVKRVTENQGKNTAGVDRQLWSTCNAKFQGIKQLKQRGYKPSPLKRIYISKSNGKRRPLGIPTIKDRAMQALYLFALEPIAETISDRHSYGFRPKRSCADATVACHLLLASRNQLQWILEGDIKGCFDNINHEWLMKHIPMEKKILHSWLKAGFLESKTLYPTTAGTPQGGIISPILANLALNGLEKLLESRFGKLGSRKRNKIRSGVNVIRYADDFIISGFTHEVLEKEVKPLVSSFLHERGLILSEEKTKITSITTGFDFLGCNVRRYNKKLIIKPSKESIKRLLNKARTLIKANIANTQAIVIKSLNSLLRGWGNYYHHVCAKKAFRKIDNEIWHSLWKWAKKRHPRKGLRWIKNRYFKVMGQRQWVFAAPLCKNKPKEIRYLRLLKLIDIPIRRHVKIRADANPLDLKWKKYFDERVKRTRMLASSFSREGSLLLVSPLRMMFPEES; encoded by the coding sequence ATGATTACAAGTAAACCTGTAAGTGCATCTACCAAAAGCTTTGAAGCATGGAAGCAGTTGCCATGGAAGAAATGCCAGAAAGTTATTGTGAGGCTACAAAGACGTATTGTTAAGGCTGTCCAAGAAGGAAGATGGGGTAAGGTAAAAACTTTACAACATCTTCTCACACGCTCTTTTAGCGGAAAAGCTTTGGCTGTTAAGAGAGTAACTGAAAACCAAGGAAAAAACACAGCGGGTGTAGATCGTCAACTATGGTCAACTTGCAATGCTAAATTTCAAGGAATAAAGCAGTTAAAGCAAAGAGGATATAAACCTTCTCCGCTAAAACGGATTTATATCAGTAAATCTAATGGCAAAAGAAGACCTCTTGGAATACCCACGATAAAAGATAGAGCCATGCAAGCATTATATCTGTTTGCTCTGGAACCGATAGCTGAAACGATCAGTGATCGTCACTCCTATGGCTTTAGACCTAAAAGATCCTGTGCAGATGCTACAGTAGCTTGTCATTTGTTACTGGCAAGTCGTAATCAACTACAATGGATACTTGAAGGTGATATCAAAGGATGCTTTGACAACATTAATCATGAATGGCTTATGAAGCATATTCCTATGGAGAAAAAAATTCTGCATAGTTGGTTAAAAGCTGGCTTCCTAGAATCAAAAACTCTGTATCCCACAACTGCAGGTACCCCGCAAGGTGGTATAATTTCTCCAATACTAGCCAATTTAGCCTTAAACGGACTTGAAAAGTTATTGGAAAGTCGATTTGGTAAACTCGGCAGTAGAAAAAGAAACAAAATCAGAAGTGGAGTGAATGTAATCAGATACGCAGACGACTTTATTATTTCAGGTTTCACACATGAAGTACTGGAAAAGGAAGTTAAGCCTTTAGTATCATCTTTTCTTCATGAGCGAGGTTTAATTCTGTCAGAAGAGAAGACAAAGATTACATCTATCACAACAGGGTTTGACTTTCTTGGTTGTAATGTACGTAGATATAATAAGAAGTTAATTATTAAACCTTCGAAAGAAAGTATTAAAAGACTTCTTAATAAAGCACGTACATTGATAAAAGCAAATATAGCGAACACTCAGGCTATAGTAATTAAGTCACTCAACTCTCTACTGAGAGGATGGGGAAATTACTATCACCATGTGTGTGCTAAAAAAGCGTTTAGAAAGATCGACAATGAAATTTGGCATAGTTTATGGAAATGGGCAAAGAAAAGACATCCTCGTAAAGGATTACGTTGGATAAAGAATCGTTACTTCAAAGTAATGGGTCAACGCCAATGGGTTTTTGCTGCACCCCTATGCAAGAACAAACCAAAAGAGATACGGTATTTAAGACTGCTTAAGCTGATTGATATACCTATCAGACGACATGTTAAAATCAGAGCGGATGCAAATCCCCTTGACTTAAAATGGAAAAA